Proteins found in one Methylobacter sp. S3L5C genomic segment:
- a CDS encoding POT family MFS transporter, whose product MPNYKTQPDPSNKLPPGIPYIVGNEAAERFSYYGMRAILVVFMTQNLMNSSGQLAVMSENEAQGYFHLFVSIVYFMPLFGALLADGLIGKYQTIIFLSLIYCLGHFALAIDDTRMGLLIGQGLIAMGAGGIKPCVSAHIGDQFGITNQHLMTKVFSWFYFAINFGAFSAMLIVPWLLAQYGSSVAFAVPGLLMLMATVTFWSGRYRFVHVQPAGINFIKEMFSHVGLTSLGKLASIYAFIAVFWALFDQTASSWILQAQKMDRNVFGFQLLPSQIQAANPLLIMLLVPLFSYVVYPFLSRFLVLTALRKMTIGLFLTVIAFTISSIIQMQLDAGLIPSISWQLLAYLFLTSAEVMVSITCLEFSYTQAPKTMKSFVMAFYFLSVALGNLFTSAVNFFIHNDDGTSKLAGASYFWFFSGLMLLTAVLFSLVSKRYREDD is encoded by the coding sequence ATGCCCAATTACAAAACCCAGCCTGACCCGTCAAACAAACTGCCACCAGGCATACCTTATATCGTAGGCAACGAAGCCGCTGAACGCTTCAGCTATTACGGAATGCGGGCAATATTAGTGGTTTTTATGACCCAGAATCTGATGAATTCATCAGGTCAACTGGCGGTTATGTCAGAAAATGAAGCGCAGGGTTATTTTCATTTATTTGTCTCGATTGTTTACTTTATGCCGCTGTTCGGCGCTTTATTGGCTGACGGTCTTATCGGCAAATATCAAACCATTATTTTTTTATCACTGATTTATTGCTTGGGCCATTTTGCCCTGGCCATTGATGATACCCGTATGGGTTTGTTAATTGGACAAGGTCTTATTGCCATGGGTGCAGGCGGAATTAAGCCCTGTGTTTCGGCTCATATTGGTGATCAGTTCGGGATTACCAATCAGCATTTAATGACCAAAGTATTTAGCTGGTTTTATTTCGCTATCAATTTTGGCGCATTTAGCGCCATGTTGATTGTTCCTTGGTTGCTTGCTCAATATGGCTCTTCTGTCGCTTTTGCTGTTCCCGGTTTGTTAATGCTGATGGCAACTGTTACTTTCTGGTCCGGGCGTTACCGCTTTGTGCATGTGCAGCCTGCCGGAATCAACTTTATAAAAGAAATGTTCAGTCATGTCGGCTTAACCAGCTTGGGCAAGCTGGCCTCCATTTATGCCTTTATTGCCGTCTTCTGGGCATTATTTGATCAAACCGCCTCATCCTGGATTCTACAAGCCCAAAAAATGGATCGTAACGTTTTTGGTTTTCAATTACTGCCGTCACAAATTCAGGCTGCAAATCCACTGCTGATTATGTTGCTGGTACCTTTATTTTCTTATGTTGTTTATCCTTTTTTAAGCCGCTTCTTGGTGTTGACTGCATTAAGAAAAATGACCATTGGTTTGTTTCTGACGGTTATTGCTTTTACCATCTCCAGTATCATACAAATGCAACTGGATGCCGGCTTAATTCCATCTATCAGCTGGCAGTTATTGGCTTATTTATTTTTAACCTCAGCCGAGGTTATGGTTTCCATTACTTGCCTTGAGTTTTCTTATACCCAGGCACCTAAAACCATGAAATCATTTGTTATGGCATTTTATTTTCTGTCAGTGGCACTAGGCAATCTTTTTACCAGCGCCGTTAATTTCTTTATTCATAATGACGATGGCACCAGTAAGCTTGCCGGTGCCAGTTATTTCTGGTTTTTTAGCGGACTAATGTTGCTTACCGCAGTATTGTTTTCGTTGGTGAGTAAACGCTACCGGGAAGACGACTGA
- a CDS encoding SDR family oxidoreductase: MNLSKTILITGCSSGIGYCTAVELKKRGHKVIATARKSEDVTRLRQEGFTAIQLDLADSKSIQQAVKQLIDLTDGHCDALFNNGAFGQPGAVEDLTRDVLRYQFETNLFGTHELTNLLIPLMRKQGYGRIIYNSSILGLVAMRYRGAYNASKFALEGLADTLRLELYGTNIHISLIEPGPVLSDFRKNSYALYKKNIDPVHSFHKEAYEAMEARLQKEGAAVTFTLPAQAVAKKVIHALEAKRPKMRYYVTFPTYLFAVLKRILPMSWLDALLRKV; encoded by the coding sequence ATGAATTTATCAAAAACTATTTTAATAACCGGATGCTCCTCAGGTATCGGTTACTGTACTGCCGTTGAATTAAAAAAAAGGGGACATAAAGTCATTGCTACGGCAAGAAAATCCGAAGATGTAACGCGTTTAAGACAGGAGGGCTTTACCGCCATTCAACTGGATTTGGCTGACAGTAAAAGCATACAACAAGCGGTTAAACAACTGATTGACCTGACTGATGGGCATTGTGACGCGCTGTTTAATAATGGAGCTTTTGGTCAACCGGGCGCTGTTGAAGATTTAACGCGGGATGTTCTCAGATATCAGTTTGAAACCAATTTGTTTGGCACTCACGAATTGACCAATTTACTGATTCCACTGATGCGTAAACAAGGTTATGGCAGGATTATCTATAACAGCTCAATACTGGGATTGGTTGCCATGCGCTATCGCGGCGCCTATAACGCCAGCAAGTTTGCTCTCGAAGGTTTGGCCGATACCTTACGCCTGGAACTTTATGGTACCAATATCCATATTTCACTGATTGAACCGGGGCCGGTTTTAAGTGATTTTAGAAAAAACTCCTACGCACTCTACAAAAAAAATATTGATCCGGTTCACAGCTTTCACAAAGAAGCCTATGAAGCAATGGAAGCCCGACTACAGAAAGAAGGCGCGGCCGTAACGTTTACCTTACCTGCCCAAGCAGTTGCCAAAAAAGTGATTCATGCGCTGGAAGCCAAGCGCCCTAAAATGCGTTATTATGTAACTTTCCCCACCTATCTGTTTGCAGTTCTTAAACGCATTCTGCCTATGTCTTGGCTGGATGCCCTACTGAGAAAGGTTTAA
- a CDS encoding DUF4124 domain-containing protein, with protein sequence MKLTLLILASLFSASASAVIYKCTDTNGNTKYRSSPCETGRDNGRINIKTGASTTDNKNNPQDLAQKEQQMALQKQKLEQEQLLKKQANINKDALNESAINQFLIKNNPDKFSVYAIPPYAPEKLPNLVKTYQTRLADIERLRRHAAEQALASGQCIRVESVELHTKSTKEALMFSINCSSGKSFYFNEQELPK encoded by the coding sequence ATGAAACTTACGCTGCTTATTCTGGCAAGCCTTTTTTCAGCCTCTGCCTCTGCTGTCATTTATAAATGTACTGATACTAACGGCAATACAAAGTATCGCTCCAGCCCTTGCGAAACAGGACGTGACAATGGCAGGATTAACATAAAAACAGGTGCTTCCACGACTGACAACAAAAATAACCCACAGGATTTGGCACAAAAAGAGCAACAAATGGCGCTGCAAAAACAAAAGCTTGAACAGGAGCAATTACTAAAAAAACAAGCCAATATCAATAAGGATGCCCTTAATGAAAGTGCAATAAATCAGTTTCTTATTAAAAATAATCCTGACAAATTTTCAGTTTATGCAATTCCTCCTTATGCACCTGAAAAGCTACCGAACCTGGTCAAAACCTACCAAACCAGATTAGCGGACATTGAGCGACTAAGAAGACACGCTGCAGAACAAGCACTGGCATCCGGCCAATGTATCCGCGTTGAATCCGTAGAATTACATACTAAAAGCACCAAAGAGGCACTGATGTTTTCAATCAACTGCAGCAGCGGAAAGTCTTTTTATTTTAACGAACAAGAATTACCAAAGTAA
- a CDS encoding putative lipoprotein: MRLYPGYLKQALLYSALFGLAMTINGCSFSESSSSGSGSSESSSESLGSISDSTSSIVSSPSSVSGKSKKYQNEVADYTMAYVKSSQPNADYNSFLKGLSDIAAKRGITNWDQDSLTYKGIGKGLKKADVQGIAYETYKQNFAGNNAQKMQQIDDGYNAEK, from the coding sequence ATGCGTTTATATCCAGGTTATTTAAAACAAGCACTGCTTTATTCGGCGCTCTTTGGGCTTGCTATGACTATCAATGGCTGCTCTTTTTCAGAAAGCTCATCAAGCGGTTCGGGCAGTTCAGAAAGTAGTTCGGAAAGCTTAGGAAGTATTTCAGACTCAACCAGTTCAATTGTCAGTAGCCCTTCTTCAGTTTCAGGGAAAAGCAAAAAATATCAAAATGAAGTGGCTGATTATACAATGGCTTATGTTAAATCGTCTCAACCCAATGCCGATTATAATTCGTTCCTCAAGGGCTTGAGTGATATTGCCGCAAAACGCGGTATTACTAATTGGGATCAAGATTCGTTGACCTATAAGGGTATCGGAAAAGGCTTAAAGAAAGCAGATGTGCAAGGTATCGCTTATGAAACGTATAAACAAAATTTTGCCGGTAATAATGCACAAAAAATGCAACAAATTGATGATGGTTATAATGCTGAAAAATAG
- the glmU gene encoding bifunctional UDP-N-acetylglucosamine diphosphorylase/glucosamine-1-phosphate N-acetyltransferase GlmU has product MKITTIILAAGKGTRMRSELPKILHKIANRPLLQHVYDMCQQLENNTIKIVYGHGADLVRESLQDLEAGWIEQKQQLGTGHAVQQVSDQIADAETVLILYGDVPLLKLTTVKQLTANVNDLSLALLTVNLENPTGYGRIVRDESGRVAKIVEEKDASSTEKLIKEGNTGIMAVQGGQLKKWLNRLTNNNVQGEYYLTDIIEMAVADGIAIVTSQPETVDEVLGVNNRIQLSHLERVYQLEQANYLMEQGVTLMDPARFDLRGSIEMLGIDIICDVNVIIEGKNSIGNNVKIGANTHIKNSIISDNVEILANCVIDNAVIGEGSKIGPYARLRPETVLAEHVHIGNFVEIKKSSIAASSKINHLSYIGDATVGAQVNIGAGTITCNYDGVNKFRTIIEDGAFIGSDTQLIAPVTIGKNATIGAGSTITKDSPENQLTLSRAKQVSIANWQRPVKHD; this is encoded by the coding sequence ATGAAAATAACGACTATTATTCTTGCCGCTGGTAAAGGTACGCGCATGCGTTCCGAGCTGCCCAAAATTTTGCATAAAATTGCCAATAGACCGTTATTACAGCATGTTTATGATATGTGTCAGCAACTGGAAAACAATACTATTAAAATTGTTTACGGTCATGGCGCCGATCTGGTCAGAGAGTCTTTACAGGATTTGGAAGCCGGCTGGATTGAACAAAAACAGCAGTTAGGTACGGGTCATGCCGTACAACAGGTTAGCGACCAAATTGCTGATGCCGAGACCGTTTTAATTCTTTATGGTGATGTCCCTTTATTGAAATTAACGACAGTAAAGCAATTAACAGCCAATGTTAATGATTTGTCGCTGGCTTTACTGACAGTCAATCTTGAAAATCCGACAGGTTACGGCAGAATAGTCAGGGATGAGTCTGGACGGGTAGCCAAAATTGTTGAAGAAAAAGATGCTTCCAGCACTGAAAAGCTGATTAAGGAAGGCAATACCGGCATCATGGCTGTTCAAGGCGGTCAGTTAAAAAAATGGTTAAACCGGTTAACCAATAACAATGTCCAAGGCGAATATTATTTAACGGATATTATTGAAATGGCCGTTGCCGATGGCATTGCCATTGTAACGAGCCAGCCGGAAACCGTTGATGAAGTGTTGGGGGTTAATAATCGTATCCAGCTTAGTCACCTGGAACGTGTTTATCAGTTGGAACAAGCCAATTATTTAATGGAGCAGGGTGTTACCTTAATGGATCCTGCACGTTTTGACCTCAGAGGATCGATTGAAATGCTGGGGATTGATATAATTTGCGATGTTAATGTCATCATTGAAGGCAAAAACAGTATTGGCAATAATGTCAAAATAGGTGCCAATACCCATATAAAAAATTCCATTATTAGCGATAACGTAGAAATCCTGGCTAACTGCGTCATAGACAATGCCGTTATCGGTGAAGGCAGTAAAATTGGACCTTATGCACGCTTGCGTCCTGAAACTGTGCTGGCTGAACACGTACATATCGGTAATTTTGTAGAAATCAAAAAATCATCCATAGCCGCATCTAGTAAAATAAATCATTTAAGCTATATTGGTGATGCTACCGTTGGCGCGCAAGTTAATATTGGTGCGGGAACCATTACCTGTAACTATGATGGGGTTAACAAATTTAGAACGATCATTGAAGATGGTGCTTTTATTGGTTCGGATACTCAGTTAATCGCCCCGGTGACCATAGGTAAAAATGCTACGATAGGTGCCGGCTCAACAATTACTAAAGACAGTCCTGAAAATCAACTAACTTTAAGCAGGGCAAAACAGGTTTCTATAGCAAACTGGCAGCGCCCCGTCAAACACGACTGA
- a CDS encoding CPXCG motif-containing cysteine-rich protein → MQDLDEIIIYCPYCGEALDALIDTSAGAQQYYEDCAVCCAPILFTVSEDHTGELVIDVKRDDE, encoded by the coding sequence ATGCAAGATCTTGACGAAATTATTATTTACTGTCCCTATTGCGGCGAAGCTCTTGATGCGTTAATCGATACCTCGGCAGGGGCACAGCAATATTATGAAGATTGTGCAGTTTGCTGTGCGCCGATCTTATTTACCGTATCTGAAGATCATACGGGAGAATTGGTTATTGACGTGAAAAGAGATGATGAATAA
- the atpD gene encoding F0F1 ATP synthase subunit beta, which translates to MSSGKIVQIIGAVVDVEFTRADLPKVYDALNVEGKGLVLEVQQQLGDGIVRTIAMGSTDGLSRGLVVSNTKAPISVPVGKETLGRIMNVLGEPIDEKGPIGEKVKWGIHREAPSYAEQAAANELLETGIKVIDLVCPFTKGGKVGLFGGAGVGKTVNMMELIRNIAIEHSGYSVFAGVGERTREGNDFYHEMTDSNVIDKVSLVYGQMNEPPGNRLRVALTGLTMAEYFRDEGRDVLFFVDNIYRYTLAGTEVSALLGRMPSAVGYQPTLAEEMGVLQERITSTKTGSITSIQAVYVPADDLTDPSPATTFAHLDATVVLSRQIAELGIYPAIDPLDSTSRQLDPLVIGQEHYDVARTVQGILQRYKELRDIIAILGMDELSEEDKLTVSRARKMQRFLSQPFFVAEVFTGSPGKYVSLKDTIAGFKGIIAGEYDAIPEQAFYMVGTIDEVLEKAKTLKG; encoded by the coding sequence ATGAGTTCGGGTAAAATCGTTCAAATTATCGGCGCGGTCGTTGACGTGGAATTTACACGTGCAGACCTGCCAAAAGTATATGATGCCTTAAACGTAGAAGGCAAAGGTCTCGTATTGGAAGTACAACAGCAATTAGGTGATGGCATCGTCAGAACTATTGCGATGGGTAGTACCGATGGCTTAAGCAGAGGCTTGGTTGTTAGTAATACTAAAGCACCTATTTCTGTGCCGGTAGGTAAAGAAACCCTGGGTCGTATCATGAACGTCCTGGGTGAGCCCATCGACGAAAAAGGACCTATCGGTGAAAAGGTAAAATGGGGCATCCATCGTGAAGCGCCAAGCTATGCAGAACAAGCAGCTGCCAACGAATTGTTGGAAACCGGTATTAAAGTTATCGATTTGGTTTGTCCTTTTACCAAAGGTGGTAAGGTCGGCTTATTCGGTGGTGCGGGTGTTGGTAAAACCGTTAATATGATGGAGCTGATTCGTAACATCGCTATCGAGCATAGTGGTTATTCTGTGTTTGCAGGTGTCGGCGAACGTACTCGTGAAGGAAACGACTTCTATCACGAAATGACCGATTCAAACGTAATCGACAAAGTATCGCTGGTTTATGGACAAATGAACGAGCCGCCCGGAAACAGGTTGCGCGTTGCCTTGACCGGATTAACCATGGCAGAATATTTCCGTGATGAAGGTCGTGACGTTTTATTCTTCGTGGATAATATCTACCGTTATACACTGGCGGGAACTGAGGTATCTGCACTGTTGGGTCGTATGCCTTCAGCGGTAGGTTATCAGCCAACACTGGCCGAAGAAATGGGTGTTTTACAGGAACGGATTACTTCAACCAAAACGGGTTCCATTACGTCTATCCAGGCAGTTTATGTACCCGCAGATGATTTAACCGATCCATCACCTGCAACAACTTTCGCTCATTTGGACGCGACCGTCGTATTGTCACGTCAAATTGCCGAGTTAGGTATTTATCCTGCTATTGACCCACTGGATTCAACCAGTCGTCAGCTTGATCCTTTGGTTATTGGACAAGAGCATTATGATGTCGCACGTACAGTTCAGGGTATCTTGCAACGCTACAAAGAGTTGCGTGATATTATTGCGATCTTGGGTATGGACGAGTTATCTGAAGAAGATAAGCTGACTGTATCAAGAGCTCGTAAAATGCAACGCTTCTTGTCTCAACCGTTCTTCGTTGCGGAAGTATTTACCGGTTCACCAGGTAAATACGTGTCACTGAAAGATACAATTGCCGGTTTTAAAGGTATCATTGCCGGTGAGTATGATGCAATTCCTGAGCAAGCTTTTTATATGGTAGGCACCATAGATGAAGTGCTTGAGAAAGCAAAGACATTAAAAGGTTAA
- a CDS encoding F0F1 ATP synthase subunit epsilon, with protein sequence MTMTVHVDIVSAEKEIFSGIAEMIFAPGELGELGISPRHAPLITKLNPGEVRVKVSENESYAFYISGGILEVQPHLVTVLADTAIRAKDIDEALALDSKAKAEDALADKSGKIDYATAQAELAQAVMQLRTLDRLRKRGG encoded by the coding sequence ATGACCATGACCGTACATGTAGACATCGTAAGCGCGGAAAAGGAGATCTTTTCCGGCATTGCGGAAATGATTTTTGCTCCGGGTGAACTTGGGGAACTGGGTATTTCGCCACGGCATGCTCCATTAATAACCAAGCTTAATCCCGGTGAAGTTCGGGTAAAAGTAAGTGAAAATGAAAGTTATGCCTTTTATATATCCGGTGGAATATTAGAGGTGCAACCTCATCTGGTCACTGTTTTGGCTGATACAGCCATTAGAGCAAAAGATATTGACGAAGCACTCGCATTGGATTCTAAAGCGAAAGCTGAAGATGCCTTGGCAGATAAATCTGGTAAAATTGATTACGCAACTGCACAGGCTGAATTGGCACAAGCGGTTATGCAGTTAAGAACGTTGGACAGGCTTAGAAAGCGTGGCGGATAA
- the cmoA gene encoding carboxy-S-adenosyl-L-methionine synthase CmoA → MTEQDRVFQQTGRAEDFAFDERVAKVFDDMVSRSVPFYNEVQRIQSDLVMDFLPEVAGVVCDLGCSTGTTIEHLTKHQKCPESARFTGYDNSESMLDKARDKLSGQIAAGKVSLIAADLSHLPQLPACDVAILNWTLQFVRPIGREQLLKSVYEALKPGGILLLSEKILVNDPVLNRLYIDHYLQFKVSQSSYTDIENQRKREALENVLVPYRLDENYALLERAGFGRIGTYFQWFNFACLIAVKV, encoded by the coding sequence ATGACAGAACAAGATAGAGTATTTCAACAAACCGGTCGGGCGGAAGATTTTGCTTTTGACGAACGTGTTGCTAAAGTCTTTGATGATATGGTTTCAAGGAGCGTACCTTTTTACAACGAGGTTCAGCGCATTCAGTCCGATCTTGTTATGGATTTTTTGCCGGAAGTTGCCGGTGTCGTTTGTGACTTGGGATGCTCGACAGGAACTACCATAGAGCATCTTACCAAACATCAAAAATGCCCGGAAAGCGCCCGTTTTACAGGCTATGACAATTCTGAATCAATGCTGGATAAAGCCCGTGACAAATTGTCAGGGCAAATAGCGGCAGGAAAAGTGTCATTAATTGCTGCTGATTTAAGCCATCTACCCCAATTACCTGCCTGCGACGTTGCCATCCTGAACTGGACTTTGCAATTTGTCCGTCCCATTGGCAGGGAACAGTTGTTAAAATCTGTTTATGAAGCGCTCAAGCCCGGTGGAATACTCTTGTTGTCAGAGAAAATACTGGTCAATGATCCGGTGTTAAATCGCTTGTACATAGATCATTACCTGCAATTTAAAGTCTCCCAAAGCAGTTATACCGATATTGAAAATCAGCGTAAACGTGAAGCGCTGGAAAACGTTTTGGTTCCTTATCGTCTGGATGAAAACTATGCGTTACTGGAGAGAGCCGGATTTGGTCGTATTGGCACCTACTTCCAATGGTTTAACTTTGCCTGCCTTATCGCGGTTAAAGTTTAA
- the glmS gene encoding glutamine--fructose-6-phosphate transaminase (isomerizing) produces MCGIVGGVAQRNVVPILLEGLRRLEYRGYDSAGLAVINDQVIYRKRELGKVKGLEALLQADPVSGTIGIAHTRWATHGKPSTANAHPHICRDKIAVVHNGIIENHEVLRSALIKNGYEFTSETDTEVIVHEIYQAMEFTDGLLNAVKLAVKKLEGAYALGIISAEEPDILVACRKGSPLVIGVGIGEYFIASDVAALLPVTRRFMFLEEGDIASISIDKLVIYDADDNIVSRPVKESRLTADSVDKGDYRHYMLKEIYEQPFAVSQTLEGRFVNNRLQESSFGHNASDVFDNIKTVQILACGTSYHAGMVARYWFEKLAGVPCNIEVASEFRYRSPVLAADTLVVTISQSGETADTLAALQEAKKLGAKYSLAICNVPESSLIRESDLVLITRAGPEIGVASTKAFTTQLVALMLLVIAIGRRFHMTEAMEQKITSELFGLPGKIEAVLQLDDEIKLLAEQFSEKQHALFLGRGTHYPIAMEGALKLKEISYIHAEAYPAGELKHGPLALIDADMPVITVAPNNRLLEKLKSNMQEVSARGGQLIVFMDETLASSSDANVQIVKIPQVENEISPIIYTIPLQLLSYHVAVLKGTDVDQPRNLAKSVTVE; encoded by the coding sequence ATGTGTGGAATTGTAGGTGGAGTAGCGCAAAGAAATGTCGTGCCAATATTACTGGAAGGCTTGAGAAGACTTGAATATCGTGGCTATGATTCAGCTGGACTGGCAGTTATCAACGACCAGGTAATATATCGTAAAAGAGAGCTGGGTAAAGTTAAAGGTCTTGAGGCATTATTACAGGCTGATCCTGTTTCGGGCACTATCGGTATTGCACATACCCGGTGGGCGACTCATGGCAAGCCCAGCACAGCCAATGCACATCCACATATCTGCCGGGATAAAATTGCGGTAGTTCATAACGGTATTATTGAAAATCATGAAGTGTTGCGCAGTGCATTGATAAAAAACGGTTATGAGTTTACCTCGGAAACAGATACTGAAGTTATTGTGCATGAAATTTATCAGGCCATGGAATTTACTGATGGCTTGTTAAATGCAGTCAAGTTGGCGGTAAAGAAGTTGGAAGGTGCGTATGCCTTAGGGATAATCAGTGCAGAAGAGCCTGATATCTTGGTAGCATGCAGAAAGGGTAGCCCGTTGGTTATTGGTGTGGGTATTGGTGAGTATTTTATTGCTTCCGATGTCGCAGCTTTACTTCCTGTTACCCGACGTTTTATGTTTTTGGAGGAGGGCGACATAGCCTCTATCAGCATAGATAAATTGGTTATTTATGACGCAGATGACAATATCGTTAGCCGTCCCGTTAAAGAAAGCCGATTAACGGCAGACTCGGTTGATAAGGGCGATTATCGCCATTACATGCTGAAAGAGATTTATGAACAGCCGTTTGCGGTTTCGCAAACACTGGAAGGCAGATTCGTTAATAATCGCTTGCAAGAAAGTTCATTTGGGCATAATGCCAGTGACGTATTCGATAATATAAAAACCGTACAAATTTTAGCTTGTGGCACTAGTTATCACGCCGGAATGGTCGCGCGTTACTGGTTTGAAAAATTGGCCGGAGTACCATGTAATATTGAGGTTGCCAGTGAGTTTCGCTATAGAAGTCCGGTTTTGGCAGCGGATACCCTGGTTGTTACCATTTCCCAATCAGGCGAAACCGCTGATACCTTGGCGGCGTTGCAAGAAGCAAAAAAACTGGGTGCCAAATATTCTTTGGCGATATGCAATGTTCCCGAGAGTTCATTGATCAGGGAGTCCGATCTGGTATTGATTACGCGTGCAGGGCCTGAAATTGGTGTTGCCTCGACAAAAGCGTTTACGACACAGTTGGTAGCGTTGATGCTATTGGTCATTGCCATTGGCAGGCGATTTCATATGACTGAAGCAATGGAGCAGAAAATCACCTCGGAATTATTTGGTTTACCCGGAAAAATTGAAGCAGTATTGCAGTTGGATGATGAAATTAAGCTATTGGCCGAGCAATTTTCGGAAAAACAACATGCCTTGTTTTTGGGCAGAGGAACACATTACCCGATTGCCATGGAAGGCGCGTTAAAGTTAAAAGAAATATCTTATATTCATGCCGAGGCTTATCCTGCTGGCGAGTTAAAACATGGTCCTTTGGCATTAATCGATGCAGACATGCCGGTTATTACCGTAGCGCCTAACAACCGGTTACTGGAAAAGCTAAAATCAAACATGCAGGAAGTGAGCGCCAGAGGTGGGCAATTGATTGTTTTTATGGATGAAACATTAGCTTCTTCGTCTGATGCTAATGTACAGATTGTAAAAATACCACAAGTTGAAAATGAGATTTCACCAATTATTTATACTATTCCGTTGCAGTTATTATCCTATCATGTCGCTGTTTTAAAAGGGACTGATGTCGATCAACCCCGAAACCTTGCAAAATCAGTTACCGTAGAGTAA
- the eco gene encoding serine protease inhibitor ecotin, with protein sequence MKCYVKIFVISSVFLFSTSIFANTYGMKPYPPAEKSYKRMVIHLPVLANEDNHKLEIIIGKTLQVDCNHHWFGGQLIEEVAKGWGFPYFILKKVGGTASTLMACPPDKKVQKAFVSVRGDGNLLRYNSKLPVVVYVPVDFEVHYRTWITGKQSGVAKVE encoded by the coding sequence ATGAAATGCTATGTCAAAATTTTTGTTATCAGCAGTGTTTTTCTATTCAGTACTTCTATTTTTGCGAATACTTATGGAATGAAACCATATCCTCCAGCGGAGAAAAGCTATAAAAGAATGGTGATTCATCTACCTGTTTTGGCTAATGAAGATAACCATAAACTAGAAATAATAATTGGCAAAACGCTGCAAGTGGACTGTAATCATCACTGGTTTGGTGGGCAACTGATTGAAGAAGTTGCAAAAGGCTGGGGATTCCCTTACTTTATTCTTAAAAAAGTAGGAGGGACGGCGTCAACATTGATGGCCTGTCCTCCTGACAAGAAAGTACAAAAAGCTTTTGTATCGGTGCGTGGAGATGGCAATTTACTACGTTACAATAGCAAGTTGCCAGTTGTCGTGTATGTGCCGGTTGATTTTGAGGTTCATTACCGAACCTGGATTACCGGCAAACAATCTGGTGTGGCAAAGGTAGAATAG